One genomic region from Anabaena sp. PCC 7108 encodes:
- the rnc gene encoding ribonuclease III — MSLVYPRRQRQLESLVQKLGLSKDAPIKWPLLDLALTHATVSESANYEQLEFVGDAVVRLVAAVMLWEHYPDSSVGDFAAIRSVLVSDRILAQLARGYGLELYLLVAGSATADHVGQESRLADAFEAVLGALYLSTHNLDLIRPWLDPHFQELTTEIRLDPARLNYKAALQEWTQAQFKVLPEYRVLEVNQPHDSQERFLAEVWLNAKMLGQGKGRSIKAAEQAAAKVAYSVISEEVITKEANDK, encoded by the coding sequence ATGTCTCTCGTTTATCCCCGCCGTCAACGGCAACTTGAAAGTTTAGTCCAAAAGCTGGGTTTGTCAAAAGATGCACCGATAAAGTGGCCTTTACTTGATTTGGCGCTAACTCATGCGACTGTTTCTGAGTCGGCAAATTATGAACAACTGGAGTTTGTCGGTGATGCGGTGGTGCGGCTGGTAGCGGCTGTGATGTTATGGGAACATTATCCTGATTCCTCTGTGGGGGATTTTGCGGCTATTCGTTCCGTTCTGGTGAGCGATCGCATTCTTGCCCAACTAGCTAGAGGATATGGTCTAGAATTATACTTACTCGTTGCTGGTAGTGCTACTGCCGATCATGTTGGTCAAGAGTCAAGACTTGCAGATGCTTTTGAAGCAGTTCTGGGAGCGCTTTATCTGAGTACTCACAATCTTGACCTGATTCGCCCTTGGTTAGATCCCCACTTCCAAGAACTGACCACAGAAATTCGTCTTGATCCCGCTAGACTTAACTATAAGGCTGCTCTCCAAGAATGGACTCAGGCACAATTTAAAGTCTTACCAGAGTATCGGGTACTTGAGGTTAATCAACCCCACGATAGTCAAGAACGTTTTCTGGCTGAAGTTTGGTTAAATGCAAAAATGTTAGGACAAGGTAAAGGACGCTCTATTAAAGCCGCTGAACAAGCCGCTGCTAAAGTAGCTTATTCAGTAATATCTGAAGAGGTGATTACTAAGGAAGCAAATGACAAATAA
- a CDS encoding Gfo/Idh/MocA family protein translates to MTNIKLAVIGVGRWGVHLLRNFLAHPQVSVVAVVDHHPARLAAIKQEFDLDENVLLTTEWESVKQVAELTAVAIATPATTHYALIKDALQLGYHVLAEKPLTLHPEECQELCQLAEYQQLILMVDHTYLFHPAVERGETVVQSGQLGALRYGYATRTHLGPVRQDVDALWDLAIHDIAIFNNWLGELPVKVQVTGSVWLQENRKIEGTTTENPGLADLVWVTLTYPNQFQAYIHLCWLNPDKQRRLGIVGSKGSLIFDEMSSVSPLTLMHGEFSQQENLFIPVNQKQEVLEIEKGEPLQKVCDCFVVSILQNTPSVVSSGWVGRELVEILTALTTSLQQGGKSITITNP, encoded by the coding sequence ATGACTAATATTAAACTGGCGGTAATCGGGGTTGGACGCTGGGGAGTACATTTACTAAGAAATTTTTTAGCACATCCTCAAGTGTCTGTAGTTGCTGTGGTAGACCACCATCCAGCCAGATTGGCAGCGATAAAACAAGAGTTTGATTTAGATGAAAATGTATTATTAACAACAGAGTGGGAATCCGTTAAACAGGTTGCGGAACTAACAGCAGTAGCGATCGCCACTCCGGCTACCACTCACTATGCCTTAATTAAAGATGCTCTCCAGTTGGGTTATCATGTTTTGGCAGAAAAACCCTTAACTCTTCATCCAGAAGAATGTCAGGAACTCTGTCAATTAGCGGAGTATCAGCAATTGATACTCATGGTTGACCACACTTATTTATTTCATCCAGCTGTAGAACGAGGTGAAACTGTGGTTCAATCTGGTCAATTGGGTGCTTTACGTTATGGTTATGCTACTCGCACCCATTTGGGACCCGTCCGTCAAGATGTTGATGCATTGTGGGACTTAGCTATTCATGATATTGCCATTTTTAATAATTGGTTAGGTGAATTACCTGTGAAAGTGCAAGTAACGGGTAGTGTTTGGTTACAGGAAAATAGGAAAATTGAGGGAACAACAACGGAAAACCCAGGTTTAGCTGATTTAGTTTGGGTAACGCTGACTTATCCAAATCAATTTCAAGCCTATATTCACCTCTGTTGGCTAAATCCTGATAAACAAAGACGATTAGGGATTGTGGGTAGCAAGGGTAGTTTAATTTTTGATGAAATGTCCTCTGTATCACCTCTAACCCTGATGCATGGGGAGTTTTCTCAACAGGAAAATTTGTTTATACCTGTGAATCAAAAGCAAGAAGTGCTAGAAATCGAAAAAGGTGAACCATTACAAAAAGTGTGCGATTGCTTTGTTGTCTCTATCCTCCAGAATACCCCTTCTGTGGTTTCCTCTGGGTGGGTAGGTAGAGAATTAGTAGAAATTCTCACTGCTTTGACTACATCTCTTCAACAAGGTGGTAAATCTATCACCATCACTAATCCTTAA